One uncultured Carboxylicivirga sp. genomic window, CAGGTGCCGTTGGTCATGCTGAATTTGGAGTTCTTGAAATTGGTATGACAATACTTGTGGCAGGGGTCTTTTTATTCTTGTTTTTCAAGCAGTTTGCAAAAGCTCCTGTGGTACCAGAGAATCATCCATACTTTAAAGAGAGTTTTGATTATGACAACATTCGCTGATATGAAGAAATCTATAAAAACAATAACCCTGGGTGTTGCCTTTCTTGCCTTAATGGCTTCGTGTGATAAAAACAGAAACCATCCCGGATATAGTTATTTCCCCGATATGGAGCAATCGCAGGCTTATGAAACATATGCCGAGAATCCTGTTTGGAATGATGGAAAGACCAATCAATTACCACCAGAAGGTACAGTACCTCGTGAGATGATTCCTTATGACTTCGAAAAGACCGATGTGAATCGTACGTGGGCTGGTCAGGAGTTAGAAAACCCTTATCATGGAGAGACTGAGATTGTGGAAAGGGGTAAAGAATTATACGGAATATATTGTATTAATTGCCATGGTGAAAAAGGAGATGGCAAAGGATTTTTATATACTTCGGGTAAATATCCTTATCCTCCAGCAACCCTTTTATCTGATAAGATCAGAAATAATCCGGATGGAGAAATTTTTCATGTAATAACAACAGGATTCGGAATGATGGGATCGCACGCAGCACAAGTTGTTCCCGACGATCGATGGAAAATTATTACTTACATCCGACAAGAACTGCATCAGTAATAGTTTGTATTTAAATAAAAAGCCACCGGAGTTATTGCAACGGTGGCTTTCTTGTTATATACAGCTATGTTATAATCTTATCCCGTCTGTTGAAACAGGTACAGTAATGTTCTCTTTAGTATTATTTTCAGTAGGTATTGTAGATGCTAAATTTGTATCAGATGTACCTTCTTCTTCATATGCTTCTTTAACTGTCACTTCTACAGGTTGTTCCTGTAATCGCATGGCAAGCGCATTTTGAATATTTATGCGGCGTCCATTCTTGAACGACATGATAAAGGCATCCTTAAAGCCCATGCCTTTTACAATATTTAAGAATTCTTCCGCTTCATTGTATTCAATAAATTCCCCTAAAGTGAACTGATTGATTCCTTCATAACTATCCTGCTTGATGCCTAAAAGATTACCATCATATTTATCAAGATCAATACCCGTATAAGCTCCTATCTGGATGGCGAAAAGAATACCATCGTAATCTTCTTTGGGCAAGGCTCCTTTGTGAGTGTTGTATACGATCTGACTGATTGTATCTTCCTGAGTTTTGACTTCAGTTTTGGTAACTATGGTGTCTTGTGGTATTATCACCTCAGCTTGCATAGGTGCTTTATCTACTGAGCTACTGATGCCGGGAAGCAAAATCAATCCTTTAAATAAAAGAATAGAAATCAAAGACACAAAAAATACTAACTGAAAGTATAAATTTCGACGAAGCGATCCAATTTTAGTAGATTTTTTATGGCTGGAAGAGCGTAGCCGCTCAATTTCTTTTTCCATAGCTTCTATCCGAAGCCTTGTTTTTTGCTCGGTGAACTCGTTTTCGGACATGTCAGGTGTTTTAATTAAGCACTAAAATAGTTTAAAAAACTATTGATTTTGCACAATTTCTACTTTTTTTACACGTTTACGTCCTTTTTTGTTGCTTTAAGTATGTTAAAATGAATTAAAACGGATCAGTTACAGTTAATATCCGGCTGCATCTAAGACTTCAATAATGGATGGATAAGTATTTCCCTTTACCTTATTCAATTGTGTGACGCTTAACCATTGGGCACTGGCAATGTTCTCTTCTGTTTGAGGTACAGGATTTTCTGAGCCATTAAACTTCATCATAAACCAGACTGTTTCTTTCAGATAATTGGTGCCTTTTTGTATATATGTATGAAAAGTAGAGCATAATTTATTTTCGAGATGAAGCGGTGCAATGCCGCATTCTTCAGTGACCTCGCGTAGTGCTGTTTCTTCAATGCTTTCGTCTTTTTCAGCTTTCCCTTTTGGTAAATCATATACTCCCAAACGATGAATTATTAACAAATCATCATTGCTATTCGATACCAATCCACCGGCGGCCATTAAAAATTTAAAGCACTTTTTCAGTTCGGTTAATAATTGTTCTTTTGGGCGACCGTAAAGAAAAGCTTGTTGAAGGTCTTTATTGTTCTCAAACGACTCAATAAATTGCTTAAGTTCATGATGCGATGTAAATTTATGCAAGGCATCAAAGTAGTTATTAATAAGGTCTTGTTCGAGCGAGTCGGTTAAAAAAAGTATTCTATCGTTGAAAAAAACTTTATACATTTGCGGCATGGAAAAATTAGCAGAAATCATAGCCAATCAGTTGTTGCAAATTAAGGCAATTAAGTTGCAACCTGCAAACCCATTTACATGGGCATCGGGATGGAAATCTCCGATCTATTGTGATAACCGTAAAGCACTTTCTTATCCAGAAGTGCGCGATTTTATTAAGTTGCAATTTGCCCGTCTGGTATTAGAGAAATACCCGGAGGTAGACGTGGTTGCCGGAGTTGCTACTGGTGCTATAGCGCAGGGAGCTTTGGTGGCAGATGCTATTAATAAACCATTTATCTATATTCGCTCAGCAGCCAAGTCGCATGGTATGACCAACCTTATTGAAGGTGATTTACAGCCTGGACAAAAAGTGGTTGTGATTGAAGATTTGATCTCAACAGGTGGTAGCAGTTTAAAAGCTGTTGAAGCCATTCGTGAAGCCGGAGCTGAAGTAATGGGTATGTTAGCTATCTTTACTTATGGTTTTGGTGTTGCTGAAGAGGCATTTAATGAAGCCAAGGTTGATTTAACAACACTTAGTTCGTATGAACAAATGATTCCATACGCTAAGGAGTCGGGTTATGTAACTGCCGATGACGTGGCAACACTGCAGGAGTGGAGAAAAGATCCTGCCAACTGGAAAAAGTAAGAAATTAGAGCATAAACTCAGAGCAAGTCAGCTGATGGCTTGCTCTTTTATTTTGTAAGTCATGACAACGTTTGAAAGTGACATTAAGAAGTCGACCTATTCTTCTGAAATTATTTTTAATTTCCTTGCTGATTTTGATCATTTTGGTGATCTGATTCCCAAGGATAAGATAACTAACTGGCAGTCAAATGGTGATTCGTGTCGCTTTACTATTGATCCTGTAGGTGAAGTAGGATTGCGAATTATTGAGAAAGAAGAATTTAAAACAATTAAATATACTGCTGAAGGTAAAACTCCCTTTAATTTCTTTCTTTGGATTCAATTGAAAGAAGTTGCAGAGGATGATACACGCATCAAACTGACCATAAAGGCAGATATGAATCCGATGATTAAAATGGTAGCCAGTAAACCTATTAATAAATTTCTGGAAGTACTTTCAGATGCCATTGCAAAGCATCAATATCAATAATATCAATGAAAAGGATCGCATCTTAATCTTAAATAAAGTGCGATCCATTTTTATATTTCTTCTATAGATCAGGATTCCTTTCTTTCAAGGGCCTTCATGATTAATGTTAGTATCGGTTTGGGAATGTTAAGTTGTAAGGCAGCAGCATGTCCTTTTTCTGACATTTTTCCCCAGGTACGATGAATTATTCTGACTAATTTTACTTCATCCTCCATATGTTTATCAACAAAAGGTTGGATATAATATTTTAAAAACACCAGACAGGCTACGTCCTCAATTAATTGAGTCTGGTCGTTGAGTTTAATGTGAACTTTTCCAACCATTGCTTTAACTTCATCAATTGATTTCTGATCATATCCTACCTGTTGCATTATATCGGCGGCTTTTCTAGCCTGATAATCGTATAAAGAGGTGCGCCAGTCATGGTAACCTTTTCTGCCATCCGGATAGTCTGTTCGAGGTATATCCCATCGATTAATATGTTGGCATCTGGCTGCTAACAGTTCTGTTTCGCTTGCGTTGAGTTTAAATGCCTTGAGCTCATTAACCATTCGTTGTGCATACAAATACTCACGAGGATAACTTTTCCCATCATATATTTCGATGTTGGGTTCCGTTTGATAAGCCTGATCAATTAATTCAATGGCAGTATTATAATGTTGTGATAGTTTCATGGTCTGAAGTTTATTCAAAAACACAATAAAGACT contains:
- a CDS encoding c-type cytochrome; protein product: MKKSIKTITLGVAFLALMASCDKNRNHPGYSYFPDMEQSQAYETYAENPVWNDGKTNQLPPEGTVPREMIPYDFEKTDVNRTWAGQELENPYHGETEIVERGKELYGIYCINCHGEKGDGKGFLYTSGKYPYPPATLLSDKIRNNPDGEIFHVITTGFGMMGSHAAQVVPDDRWKIITYIRQELHQ
- a CDS encoding NUDIX domain-containing protein codes for the protein MYKVFFNDRILFLTDSLEQDLINNYFDALHKFTSHHELKQFIESFENNKDLQQAFLYGRPKEQLLTELKKCFKFLMAAGGLVSNSNDDLLIIHRLGVYDLPKGKAEKDESIEETALREVTEECGIAPLHLENKLCSTFHTYIQKGTNYLKETVWFMMKFNGSENPVPQTEENIASAQWLSVTQLNKVKGNTYPSIIEVLDAAGY
- the pyrE gene encoding orotate phosphoribosyltransferase, which codes for MEKLAEIIANQLLQIKAIKLQPANPFTWASGWKSPIYCDNRKALSYPEVRDFIKLQFARLVLEKYPEVDVVAGVATGAIAQGALVADAINKPFIYIRSAAKSHGMTNLIEGDLQPGQKVVVIEDLISTGGSSLKAVEAIREAGAEVMGMLAIFTYGFGVAEEAFNEAKVDLTTLSSYEQMIPYAKESGYVTADDVATLQEWRKDPANWKK
- a CDS encoding SRPBCC family protein is translated as MTTFESDIKKSTYSSEIIFNFLADFDHFGDLIPKDKITNWQSNGDSCRFTIDPVGEVGLRIIEKEEFKTIKYTAEGKTPFNFFLWIQLKEVAEDDTRIKLTIKADMNPMIKMVASKPINKFLEVLSDAIAKHQYQ
- a CDS encoding DUF4202 domain-containing protein codes for the protein MKLSQHYNTAIELIDQAYQTEPNIEIYDGKSYPREYLYAQRMVNELKAFKLNASETELLAARCQHINRWDIPRTDYPDGRKGYHDWRTSLYDYQARKAADIMQQVGYDQKSIDEVKAMVGKVHIKLNDQTQLIEDVACLVFLKYYIQPFVDKHMEDEVKLVRIIHRTWGKMSEKGHAAALQLNIPKPILTLIMKALERKES